A single Macrobrachium nipponense isolate FS-2020 chromosome 5, ASM1510439v2, whole genome shotgun sequence DNA region contains:
- the LOC135215528 gene encoding uncharacterized protein LOC135215528 translates to MGNKLSEEPLSIPTLGRPFDLGMLYDCRSHQIVQGITLWDQQTLDGIKVQKLESSNNKIITSDTIKEKSSGLDANIGLKLSFLGGMVGVSGSGEYLDNRKSSNHVERVTLKFHCTTKTETMTMKHLGKGKIEHPEVFDHGTATHVVTGITYGGNAFFVFERELSSNSLDKNVKGNLRAMVNSIPDLKINGEGKLDLSEDEKKESRKFSCSYFGDFILRENPSTFEEAVRLYKEMPNIIGKKGENAVPISACLYPLTKLDSKASKLVREISAVLVKETENYLEDLYKLDVKCNDLLRSQAVNKFHGIEAELQEFKSLLATYKLVFQKEVAKILPSIRGGNKEESELANMLKKRDFSPFRNEALSRWMATKESQVKILLQYTSSLQQIEFVSEPGDLQSKVMSPHHSQVLCFSILIPKSDSHLINMSKYLKEETLNSDLDFTAGNAIIPLRITGNESSMMEKARNFRDFFDNNKENTDVSFLVAEDVSDSNEFQAKTKYYNNGRLLNEDFAIPSSPMKVNVNNIATTHESILVQWEKPLHGASNIDQYKIVCEDTTGNNPPIIQNADSNVTSHHIQGLSPGCEYSVSIQSVCQLGVSVKGQIRGTVETRPTSPPGKPEAWQISSLEIGIKWSKPLHIGSQCTRIKYLVKQQEEGSGWKVVSTLPFENQSINMYVHPNVTYRFKVYCECEQCGKSLDSELSNGLRIEMEEDVVFKSHFCRQSVKIKDGNIKIYQPNLKLVAYDKKYKLQKFEFGNGKDDMPEKVIMLVGSTGSGKTTLINGIINYIFAVKWDDNFRFKLITEPESDNQAKSQTIEVSSYTIHHQECFRIPYSLTIIDTPGIGDVQCIGRDQEITEQIRKFFTTRGVGGVDKIDAVGFVVQSSLPRLTPTQIYIFDQILSLFGKDIADNIFLLLTFADGQKPQVLSGIKEAKIPFRKFFKFNNSALYARCKELERQEQDSGDDEDSTFDTMFWDMGEKSFMKLIEGLNLTQSRSLTLTKEVLEERHRLEVSVTGIQVDIQTGLHKLDQLRNEVEVLKAHEADIDRNKNFTYTVTEETFVKEPIPAGQFITNCLRCHRTCHEHCRIEKDNEKQRCWAIAGENCRICPGRCHWEMHRNIPYKYICKQVEVTKTAEDLRRRYEEATEKKLSAEQLMKEVEEDF, encoded by the coding sequence ATGGGGAATAAACTTAGTGAAGAACCTCTTTCCATTCCAACACTTGGAAGGCCTTTTGACTTAGGTATGCTGTACGATTGTAGATCGCACCAAATTGTACAGGGGATTACATTGTGGGACCAACAAACTCTGGATGGAATAAAGGTACAAAAGCTTGAATCATCTAACAATAAAATCATCACCTCTGATACCATTAAAGAGAAGTCTTCTGGACTGGATGCCAACATTGGCTTAAAACTTAGCTTTCTTGGAGGGATGGTGGGTGTGTCTGGCTCTGGGGAATACCTTGACAACAGAAAATCTTCAAATCACGTGGAAAGGGTAACCTTGAAGTTCCACTGCACAACTAAAACTGAAACAATGACGATGAAGCATTTAGGGAAGGGAAAGATTGAGCACCCAGAAGTTTTTGATCATGGTACAGCTACGCATGTTGTAACTGGGATTACATATGGAGGCAATGCTTTCTTTGTTTTCGAGAGGGAGTTGTCTTCAAATTCATTAGACAAAAATGTTAAAGGTAATCTTCGTGCTATGGTCAATTCCATTCCAGACTTAAAGATTAATGGGGAAGGAAAGTTAGATCTAAGTGAAGATGAGAAAAAGGAATCCCGGAAATTTAGCTGCAGTTACTTTGGAGATTTTATACTTCGAGAAAACCCATCTACATTTGAAGAAGCTGTTCGTCTCTACAAAGAGATGCCAAATATCATtggaaaaaagggagaaaatgcTGTCCCAATAAGTGCATGTTTATATCCACTTACCAAACTAGACAGTAAGGCTTCTAAACTTGTTAGAGAGATCAGTGCTGTTCTTGTTAAGGAAACAGAAAATTATTTGGAGGATCTGTATAAACTGGATGTGAAATGCAATGATCTTCTGAGATCACAAGCAGTTAATAAATTTCACGGAATTGAAGCAGAACTTCAGGAATTTAAATCTCTATTGGCTACTTACAAACTGGTGTTTCAGAAAGAGGTAGCAAAAATTCTTCCAAGTATCAGAGGTGGAAATAAAGAGGAGAGTGAGTTAGCAAATATGTTGAAAAAAAGGGATTTCTCTCCATTTCGAAATGAAGCTCTCAGCAGATGGATGGCAACAAAAGAAAGCCAAGTAAAAATACTTTTGCAATACACGTCCTCTCTTCAGCAGATTGAATTTGTATCAGAGCCAGGCGACTTACAGTCAAAGGTCATGAGTCCTCATCATTCACAAGTTCTGTGTTTTTCAATTTTGATTCCTAAATCAGATTCACATTTGATAAACATGTCAAAATACCTGAAAGAAGAGACTCTTAACAGTGATTTGGACTTCACAGCTGGAAATGCTATAATCCCACTGAGGATAACAGGAAATGAAAGTTCAATGATGGAAAAGGCAAGAAATTTCAGAGActtctttgataataataaagagaacacTGATGTTAGTTTCCTTGTTGCAGAGGACGTTTCTGATTCAAATGAATTCCAAGCTAAGACAAAGTACTATAATAATGGTAGACTCCTCAATGAAGACTTTGCGATACCTTCATCCCCAATGAAAGTAAATGTAAACAATATTGCTACTACTCACGAGAGCATTTTGGTTCAGTGGGAAAAGCCCCTTCATGGTGCATCAAACATCGACCAGTACAAGATTGTCTGTGAAGACACTACTGGAAATAATCCACCTATTATTCAGAATGCAGATTCTAATGTTACAAGTCATCACATTCAGGGTCTCAGTCCTGGCTGTGAGTATAGTGTTAGCATTCAAAGTGTTTGCCAACTTGGAGTTAGTGTTAAGGGCCAAATAAGGGGTACTGTTGAAACAAGGCCAACTAGTCCACCTGGGAAACCTGAGGCCTGGCAGATATCTTCTTTAGAAATAGGGATTAAGTGGTCAAAGCCGCTTCACATTGGTTCTCAGTGCACAAGAATCAAATATTTAGTTAAGCAACAAGAAGAAGGGTCTGGCTGGAAAGTAGTAAGCACATTGCCATttgaaaatcaatcaattaatatgtatgtacatcCAAATGTTACCTATAGGTTCAAGGTTTATTGTGAGTGTGAACAATGTGGCAAAAGTCTTGATAGTGAATTAAGTAATGGTTTGAGGATAGAAATGGAGGAAGATGTGGTCTTTAAATCCCATTTCTGTAGGCAGTCAGTGAAAATAAAGGATGGTAATATCAAGATATATCAGCCAAATCTAAAACTTGTTGCATATGACAAGAAATATAAACTTCAGAAATTTGAATTTGGAAATGGGAAGGATGACATGCCAGAAAAGGTCATCATGCTTGTTGGTTCTACTGGATCAGGTAAAACCACTTTAATCAACGGAATAATTAACTACATATTTGCTGTTAAATGGGATGATAACTTTCGTTTCAAATTGATCACCGAGCCAGAAAGTGACAACCAAGCCAAAAGCCAAACTATTGAAGTATCATCGTACACAATACATCACCAAGAATGTTTTAGAATACCTTATTCCCTCACAATCATTGATACACCAGGTATTGGCGATGTTCAATGCATAGGAAGAGATCAGGAAATTACAGAACAAATACGCAAGTTTTTCACAACGAGAGGTGTAGGAGGTGTTGACAAAATTGATGCAGTTGGTTTTGTTGTTCAGTCATCTCTTCCAAGACTTACTCCAACGCAGATATACATTTTTGATCAAATACTGTCACTCTTTGGAAAAGATATTGCTGATAACATATTCCTGTTACTTACTTTTGCTGATGGACAAAAACCTCAAGTCCTTAGTGGCATTAAAGAAGCAAAGATACCATTCAGAAAATTCTTCAAATTCAATAATTCTGCACTATatgcacgttgcaaagaactaGAAAGGCAAGAACAAGATAGTGGTGATGACGAAGACAGTACCTTCGATACCATGTTTTGGGATATGGGAGAGAAGAGTTTTATGAAGCTTATAGAAGGTCTGAACTTGACTCAGAGTAGGAGCCTCACCCTAACAAAAGAGGTTCTTGAGGAACGCCATCGTCTAGAAGTTTCAGTAACTGGCATCCAGGTAGATATTCAGACTGGACTGCATAAATTAGATCAACTAAGGAATGAAGTGGAAGTCCTCAAAGCGCATGAGGCTGATATTGACAGGAACAAGAACTTCACCTACACAGTTACTGAAGAGACCTTTGTGAAAGAGCCAATTCCTGCCGGACAGTTTATAACAAACTGTCTACGATGCCACCGGACTTGCCATGAACACTGCCGAATAgagaaagataatgaaaaacaGCGATGCTGGGCGATTGCAGGTGAGAATTGTCGTATTTGTCCTGGTCGGTGTCATTGGGAAATGCACAGAAATATcccatacaaatatatttgtaagCAGGTTGAAGTAACAAAAACTGCAGAGGACCTAAGGCGTCGATATGAAGAGGCAACGGAAAAGAAACTTTCTGCTGAACAACTTATGAAAGAGGTAGAAGAAGACTTTTAG